CTGCTGCTGAATAAATTGGGTCAATTCCAGCGTGGACAGCTGCAGGATCACGATGGCCTGTCGCAGTTCAGGAGTCATGATTAACTTTTGCGTCTGTTCCAGGTGAAGACCCATTCCCATGCGCATCGCATCAACTCCTAAACAAGGGTTTCCCGTTCATGAAGCAAGAGGCAGGAGGTAAGAGGCAGGAGGTAGGATGGATAATCGGCTTTTGCCCCCAAACATTCCGGCTAATGCCTCCCGACTACTGACTACTGACTACTGAATTGTCCCCTTTCATATTTATTCCTTGCCCTAAGCGGATTTCCTGCCTCATGCCGCCGTGGTAAATATTTATCACCATCAGGTCTGGGGCATTTGGCTCTCATCTTCCTCAGTCTTTTGGGCAATCTCCTCCAGGCGGCGCAGCCTGTGATTAACCCCGGACTTGCCGATGATCGGGGAAAGCATGTAACCCAGTTCTTTCAGGCTGGCATCCGGGTTAGCCAGGCGCACCTCCGCCATTTCCCGCAGTCCCTTAGGCAGGCTCTTCAGCCCAATGGTCTGAGCAATCTTTTTGATGTTCCCCAACTGGCGCATACCTGTATTAACCGTTTTTTCCAAATTAGCCGTTTCACAGTTAACCAACCGGTTCACTTTATTGCGCAACTCTTTGATAACCCTTGCGTTTTCGAAATTAAGCAAGGCGGCATGGGCGCCGGTAATATTGAGCAGATCTATAATTTCTTCGCTGTTTTTTAAATAAATCACAAAGCGATTTTTGCGGTAGTTGACCTTCGGGTTCAGGCCAAACTTAACCAGCAGCTGACGCAGGTTCCGGCAAAAATCCTCGTCCGGCAGACTTATCTCCAAATGATAGTCGCCGCCCTCGGGCCGGTTTAACGATCCCGCACCCAGGAAGATCCCCCGCAGGTAGGACCGGCGGCAGCAGTTTTTCCGGGGAGGTTTTAAGAGTCTCTTGCTCATAGCACCTTCCCCAGGCAAACCCAATTCAGTTAGTGCCTCAATAACCCCAGGCTGGCGGCCAATGTTGACGACATATTGATTTTTTTTCTTCAGCCGTTTATTGCGCTGCAGCAAAATGGTAGACTGGAGGTTAAACAGGGCTTTGGCCAGCATGATAATTTTGCGGGCTACAGCGGCGTTTTCCGTTGCCAAGGACAAATCTGCATCCGACTTGGAATCAAGGCGAATATCCCCGTCAGTAAGGATCAGGGCTGCCAGTTCCGCTTTGCGGCAACAACGGTTGGCCGGGATCATTCGGGCCAATTCATTTTTTGTCTTGGCAGAAAAAGTAGCCACTATCTCACCTCCGCCAACCAGGCAATTAAGATCTGGGACGCCACAGCCTTGTAAAATAAGACCCCAGCTGCTCAAACAGGCGATACTGGTCCCCCGGCCCCGCCAGATGAGCCAACAGGAGCCTGGCCAGCCGGTTGGAATGGTGCCTGATCACCTTTCCTTCCTCAGACAAGAGGTTAGCCTTTAATAACCT
The sequence above is a segment of the Syntrophomonadaceae bacterium genome. Coding sequences within it:
- the whiA gene encoding DNA-binding protein WhiA produces the protein MIPANRCCRKAELAALILTDGDIRLDSKSDADLSLATENAAVARKIIMLAKALFNLQSTILLQRNKRLKKKNQYVVNIGRQPGVIEALTELGLPGEGAMSKRLLKPPRKNCCRRSYLRGIFLGAGSLNRPEGGDYHLEISLPDEDFCRNLRQLLVKFGLNPKVNYRKNRFVIYLKNSEEIIDLLNITGAHAALLNFENARVIKELRNKVNRLVNCETANLEKTVNTGMRQLGNIKKIAQTIGLKSLPKGLREMAEVRLANPDASLKELGYMLSPIIGKSGVNHRLRRLEEIAQKTEEDESQMPQT